From the Lancefieldella sp. Marseille-Q7238 genome, one window contains:
- a CDS encoding TetR/AcrR family transcriptional regulator, with product MIERDAHPLEEAGAHIVAAHAQAHELVHDAVVAVTHKRAENRTKKSIETRRRIMSEATKIMTERGNTDFKMSEVSSRAQLSKGALYYYFADRDALVQAIFDSSVDDLTEAVAQVSVGVSASVDSLRAIMCELASHIMPGSPLVLALINKFAGSERDLIPTMDSHLSRVIVLLAAQLERGKSEKFIREDADTRLAACAITGSLVLSAIGLMGHHGHEMTVDELVDHLLAMILNGIGIDSKLSA from the coding sequence ATGATTGAAAGAGACGCTCATCCTTTGGAAGAGGCAGGCGCGCATATTGTTGCCGCTCACGCCCAGGCGCATGAGCTTGTCCACGACGCCGTAGTTGCCGTAACGCATAAGCGTGCGGAGAACCGTACAAAAAAGAGTATCGAGACGCGGCGGCGCATTATGTCCGAGGCAACCAAGATTATGACGGAGCGGGGAAATACCGATTTTAAGATGAGCGAAGTGTCTTCTCGCGCGCAGCTTAGCAAAGGCGCCCTGTATTATTACTTTGCTGATCGCGATGCGCTTGTCCAAGCGATTTTTGACAGCTCGGTTGATGATTTGACTGAAGCGGTGGCCCAGGTATCGGTAGGAGTTTCCGCTTCCGTTGATTCGCTTCGTGCAATCATGTGTGAGCTTGCGTCTCATATTATGCCTGGCTCTCCGTTGGTGCTTGCCCTCATCAATAAGTTCGCAGGCTCTGAGCGAGACTTGATTCCCACGATGGATTCCCATTTGTCCCGTGTCATCGTGTTGCTTGCGGCTCAGCTTGAGCGAGGAAAAAGCGAGAAGTTCATCAGGGAAGACGCGGATACGAGGCTTGCTGCCTGCGCGATAACGGGTTCGCTTGTGCTTTCCGCCATCGGGTTGATGGGTCATCATGGCCACGAGATGACCGTTGATGAGCTTGTCGATCATCTGCTGGCAATGATTTTGAACGGAATAGGAATTGATTCAAAATTATCAGCCTAG
- a CDS encoding YhgE/Pip domain-containing protein has protein sequence MKNIARIFIRDLSRILKNPIAVIVTIGVCIIPSLYAWFNIAANWDPYKNTQTMPVAVVTEDKGAEVGDQGHLNAGAMVIDKLKENNQLQWTFVSKEEALQGVSSGTYYAAIIIPKNFTAELASVLSGNLEKAHIQYYVNEKLNPVAPKVTDSGAKTITTQINETFISKASEVVSEKFVGVAETVTSKADGAVETISSELGGTKQDLDGIAKSIESSQATIDSARNAVASAQNTVDALITSVDASSETLAQATSQLPQVKKDTNTLSAKLFSSLTQGGVSMSNVASHANSAIGQITGSVGGALGTVDSTLASVRSLIATNRQLVADLEAIRDTLPTTAQKHLNNLIDELKSSISQEETLLARLQTASNDAHANNDALAGVSSALNSTVTTSVDALNTTTSTLSATSIPELNDSLDSFSDATGSLASAVHAIKPTLVHLKGILTQLDNTLSEARKATALTQESLSSTASTVGNLASDVEVIQNSQLMGQLRDVTNLDSKNIAAFMASPVKIADDAVYPIANYGSSVTPFYTNLALWVGGFVLIAIYKLEVDNEGIGRFAPWQGYFGRWLLLMVLAVLQALICCVGDLFMGIQCVNPLAFLFAGVVESVVYVNIIYAFSVAFKHIGKALCVLLVILQIPGAAGLYPIEMMPGFFQAIHPWLPFTYGIAAMRESIGGFYGTFYGWNLFMLSLFILPSLVIGIALRRHLLNINFLFDRRLAATGFMAHERDGISVEHYRLSSLVRALQNSDDYAQDVEKRAQQFEKRYPTCVRLGLIALLALPIGLLLVMFIAHNKLPWLITWVVVLVLICAYLIVLEYLHETMRRRKSMVGLGKQQMTEMISSQLEREEQGE, from the coding sequence GTGAAAAACATAGCTCGCATTTTTATACGAGACCTTAGCAGGATCCTCAAAAATCCCATCGCAGTCATCGTTACAATTGGCGTCTGCATTATCCCCTCGCTCTACGCATGGTTCAATATCGCCGCTAACTGGGATCCATACAAAAATACTCAAACGATGCCCGTGGCTGTCGTAACGGAAGACAAAGGCGCTGAGGTGGGCGATCAGGGTCATCTCAATGCGGGCGCCATGGTCATCGATAAGCTTAAGGAAAACAACCAGCTCCAGTGGACGTTCGTATCCAAAGAGGAGGCGCTCCAAGGCGTTTCTTCCGGCACCTACTACGCCGCCATCATTATTCCAAAGAATTTCACCGCTGAGCTGGCATCCGTTCTTTCAGGGAATCTGGAAAAGGCCCATATCCAATACTACGTCAACGAAAAGCTTAATCCCGTAGCTCCCAAGGTCACTGATTCCGGCGCAAAGACAATTACCACACAGATCAACGAAACCTTCATATCAAAAGCCAGCGAAGTCGTTTCCGAGAAGTTCGTCGGTGTCGCCGAAACCGTAACATCCAAGGCAGACGGCGCCGTTGAGACAATCTCCTCTGAGCTCGGCGGCACCAAACAAGATCTCGACGGCATTGCAAAGAGCATTGAGTCTTCTCAGGCCACTATCGACAGCGCGCGCAACGCCGTTGCCAGCGCACAAAACACCGTTGACGCGCTTATAACAAGCGTTGACGCCTCCTCAGAAACCCTCGCTCAAGCAACCTCGCAGCTTCCTCAGGTAAAAAAAGATACCAATACGCTTTCAGCAAAACTCTTCTCGTCACTGACGCAAGGCGGCGTCTCAATGAGCAACGTCGCAAGCCACGCTAACTCCGCTATCGGCCAGATTACCGGATCGGTTGGTGGCGCGCTCGGTACCGTTGACAGCACGCTTGCCTCCGTAAGAAGCCTGATTGCCACCAATCGGCAGCTCGTCGCTGACCTTGAGGCTATACGAGACACGCTACCCACAACTGCTCAGAAACATCTCAATAATCTGATCGATGAGCTCAAGAGCTCCATTTCTCAAGAAGAGACTCTTCTCGCCCGCCTGCAGACGGCTTCAAACGACGCGCATGCGAACAATGACGCGCTGGCCGGCGTATCGAGCGCGCTGAACTCAACGGTCACGACAAGCGTTGACGCTCTCAATACAACAACTTCAACGCTTTCCGCCACGTCCATTCCTGAGCTCAACGATTCGCTTGATTCGTTCAGCGACGCCACCGGGAGCCTCGCTTCCGCCGTGCATGCAATCAAGCCGACGCTCGTCCATCTCAAAGGCATCCTGACTCAACTTGACAACACGCTCTCTGAAGCGAGAAAAGCAACCGCCCTGACGCAAGAATCACTCTCTTCTACCGCGTCAACTGTAGGAAATCTCGCCTCTGACGTGGAGGTTATTCAAAACTCGCAACTCATGGGACAACTCAGGGACGTCACCAATCTTGACTCGAAAAACATCGCCGCATTCATGGCGTCTCCCGTTAAAATCGCCGATGACGCGGTCTATCCCATAGCCAATTACGGTTCAAGCGTCACGCCGTTCTATACGAACCTCGCGCTTTGGGTAGGCGGCTTTGTGCTGATAGCCATCTATAAGCTTGAGGTAGACAACGAAGGTATCGGCCGATTCGCGCCTTGGCAGGGCTATTTTGGCCGCTGGCTCCTCTTGATGGTCCTCGCGGTGCTCCAGGCGCTCATCTGCTGCGTAGGCGATTTGTTTATGGGCATTCAGTGCGTCAATCCCCTCGCCTTTCTTTTCGCGGGTGTCGTTGAATCCGTGGTGTACGTCAACATCATCTACGCGTTTTCCGTCGCCTTTAAGCACATCGGCAAAGCTCTCTGCGTTCTTCTGGTCATTCTGCAAATCCCGGGAGCCGCGGGTCTCTATCCTATCGAAATGATGCCCGGCTTTTTCCAGGCCATCCATCCTTGGCTGCCCTTCACCTACGGCATCGCTGCCATGCGCGAGTCTATCGGCGGGTTCTATGGAACGTTCTACGGCTGGAACCTCTTCATGCTCTCGCTGTTCATTCTTCCCTCCCTGGTTATCGGTATCGCGCTTCGCCGTCATCTTCTCAACATCAACTTCCTCTTTGACCGCCGCCTCGCCGCGACAGGCTTCATGGCGCACGAGCGTGACGGCATCAGCGTTGAGCACTATCGCCTTTCCTCCCTTGTCCGCGCCCTTCAGAACAGCGATGACTACGCGCAGGATGTCGAGAAGCGCGCTCAGCAGTTTGAGAAACGCTATCCCACCTGCGTGCGCCTGGGGCTTATAGCGCTTCTCGCCCTTCCGATTGGCCTGCTCCTTGTTATGTTCATCGCTCACAACAAGCTGCCGTGGCTCATCACATGGGTCGTTGTTCTGGTACTTATCTGCGCTTACCTTATCGTCCTTGAATACCTACACGAAACCATGAGGAGAAGAAAATCAATGGTAGGTCTTGGCAAACAGCAGATGACCGAGATGATCAGCTCTCAACTTGAGCGAGAAGAACAGGGTGAGTAA
- a CDS encoding YhgE/Pip domain-containing protein → MEKIKTLFLHDFRAVSRNVIALVVCVGLIVLPSLYAWLNIEGSWDPYGHTNELKIAVANDDDGYKSKLVPVSVNIGERAASKLRESTSISYVYTTHDDAVEGVRSGRYYAALIIPPDFSQKLLGGLGNAHSEPATITYISNEKIGAIAPIVTDKAAESARTEIESGFTDALTEVGAGVLDEMSTSLDDPHLMNAAASLDSALTRGSTDLRGVSRHMKLYGDLITSAQSIVSSTSDLMNSDNSATQDAGDALNAASSGVHKLSGSVQSAGDTVDSALASTQSSFDTLGNAISTSLDSATTTAQHTSSDMRDLSGKVSSVASGYESLLSDMKAVQAALPSGAQSLLDSPIARIQNVVDTQRALQKHLDAAADAIDSGVTLSQDDRAAITSLVTQAQTDVSSARTELKGTLDAQLDSLSVSLDSVSGDTSAIAGSLQATVSQLKDVSASTNTSLDALKNDFARAQNRINLLADKLDAIHTSLSEALASNDLVTVRRILSANSEDLASFVAAPTTLDRTAVYPVENNGSAMAGFYTTLSLWVGAIILVAMLLTGSDQALLDSIGAQPRHAYMARLLTFSVFGFLQATLVGLGDLYYLGIQCVDPVRFMLTLWISSFVFVNIMYALTYSFGDVGKAIAVFLLVIQVAGAGGTFPVQMLPQSFQNINILLPFVHAINAMHETIAGYYGTIWLQELGILCVYLACALLLGLVLRKPVARANAWIIEKLESTKIM, encoded by the coding sequence ATGGAGAAAATCAAAACGCTCTTCCTGCATGACTTCCGCGCCGTTTCACGCAATGTCATCGCCCTTGTTGTATGCGTGGGTCTTATCGTTCTTCCCTCCCTGTACGCCTGGCTCAATATAGAGGGCAGCTGGGACCCCTACGGACACACCAACGAGCTTAAAATCGCCGTTGCAAATGACGACGACGGCTATAAGAGCAAGCTCGTTCCCGTCAGCGTCAACATCGGTGAGCGAGCCGCGTCAAAACTTCGTGAAAGCACTTCCATCAGCTACGTGTACACCACCCACGACGACGCCGTGGAGGGAGTGCGCAGCGGCCGCTATTATGCGGCGCTCATCATTCCGCCGGATTTCTCCCAAAAACTCCTTGGCGGCCTTGGCAACGCTCACAGCGAACCCGCGACAATCACCTACATAAGTAACGAGAAAATCGGCGCTATCGCACCTATCGTTACCGATAAAGCGGCGGAATCCGCACGCACGGAAATTGAATCCGGCTTTACCGACGCCCTAACCGAAGTCGGAGCCGGCGTGCTTGACGAAATGTCAACGTCTCTTGACGATCCTCATCTCATGAACGCCGCGGCGTCCTTAGACAGTGCGCTGACGCGGGGCAGCACCGACCTGAGGGGCGTTTCGCGCCATATGAAACTCTACGGAGATCTCATCACTTCCGCTCAGTCCATCGTTTCGAGTACCTCCGATCTTATGAACTCAGACAACAGCGCGACGCAAGACGCGGGCGATGCACTCAATGCCGCCTCAAGTGGCGTCCATAAGTTGAGCGGCAGCGTGCAAAGCGCCGGAGATACCGTTGACAGCGCGCTTGCCTCAACCCAGTCAAGCTTTGACACGCTTGGTAACGCGATTTCCACCTCACTCGACAGCGCCACCACAACCGCTCAACACACCTCATCTGATATGCGCGACCTTTCGGGAAAAGTCAGCTCGGTCGCTTCGGGGTATGAATCGCTTTTGAGCGACATGAAGGCTGTGCAGGCGGCGCTTCCGTCAGGAGCGCAGTCCCTTCTCGATTCCCCCATCGCACGCATACAGAACGTCGTTGATACGCAGCGGGCTTTGCAGAAGCACCTTGATGCCGCGGCAGACGCCATTGACAGCGGAGTTACCCTTTCCCAAGACGACCGCGCCGCTATAACGTCTTTGGTTACGCAGGCTCAAACAGACGTCTCTTCCGCGCGCACGGAGCTCAAAGGCACCCTTGACGCACAGCTCGATTCCCTCTCCGTGTCACTTGACAGTGTCAGCGGCGACACATCCGCCATCGCCGGTTCTCTGCAAGCTACCGTATCGCAGCTCAAGGACGTGTCGGCTTCCACTAATACGAGTCTCGACGCTCTGAAAAACGACTTCGCGCGCGCCCAAAATCGTATCAATCTGCTTGCCGATAAGCTTGACGCTATACACACCTCTCTCTCCGAGGCGCTTGCAAGCAACGATCTTGTCACCGTTCGCCGCATTCTCAGCGCCAACAGCGAAGACCTCGCGTCGTTTGTGGCGGCGCCGACAACGCTTGATCGTACGGCTGTCTATCCGGTTGAAAACAACGGCTCGGCTATGGCCGGTTTCTACACTACGCTTTCTCTTTGGGTAGGCGCCATTATCCTCGTAGCCATGCTTCTCACAGGATCTGACCAGGCACTTCTCGACTCAATCGGCGCCCAGCCTCGTCATGCCTATATGGCTCGCCTTCTTACCTTCAGCGTGTTCGGATTCCTGCAAGCTACGCTGGTTGGTCTCGGCGACCTCTATTACCTGGGAATTCAATGCGTTGATCCCGTGCGTTTCATGCTGACGCTTTGGATATCGTCGTTTGTCTTCGTCAATATCATGTACGCGCTTACCTATTCTTTTGGCGACGTAGGCAAGGCAATCGCGGTGTTTCTTCTCGTCATTCAAGTCGCGGGCGCCGGCGGCACGTTCCCAGTGCAAATGCTTCCGCAGAGCTTCCAAAACATCAACATTCTGCTGCCCTTTGTGCACGCCATCAACGCCATGCACGAAACGATTGCCGGCTATTACGGTACTATTTGGCTGCAGGAGCTAGGCATCCTCTGCGTCTATCTCGCCTGTGCCCTGCTCTTGGGACTGGTGCTCCGCAAACCCGTGGCGCGAGCCAACGCGTGGATTATCGAAAAGCTGGAATCGACCAAAATCATGTAG